In the Silvanigrella aquatica genome, GGGCGCATTTCAAGATTTAAGGCGGTTCCTGCATATTTAGAATGCGAAAGAGATAACCCTAACCGCGCACCAGGAACCCCTTTATCAGGTCTTGCATTTTCAGGCGGAGAAATTTGTAAAGGTGTAGACACAACACCAAGAGATGCACGCGCGCGTAACAATTGCTTCCGAAATAGGGGATACGTTTTAGATTCTTCAGTTCCTGCAAGATTTTCTTTATAATCTATATATTCAGAAATAGCATCTAATATTTTTGCTGCATTTTCGACCGATGTCTGCGCTTTTAAAGCGGCAAAGCCTAATGACTCATCAATAATTTTTGCAAATAATTTTTGCTCCATTTCATTGAGCAAAGAAAATCGATATTGAAAACGATTTGCGGAGGAAGGACGAAATGACACATTTTTTATGATACCAGGATAGCTATAAACAGCTTTTACTGTATCAGCGGGATTCACCCAGAACCAAAATTGACTTGAAAAATTAAATTTGTCATTTGCCGTATCAAGCAGGGCAAGCAAAATAAAGGAACAATTTTCATCAAAATAAAAGTAGTCAATGCGATTGTTACCAACTTCCCAAAGACTTAAGATCATATTCTCTGTTTGCTCTTGGGTTAGATTTAATTCATATTCCCATAAATCGCGACTTTCTGAGTTATTGTATTCTTGCACCTTAACAGAGTAAGGTAACAAACTAAATTTCCCCTCAAAAAAACCCGTCAAACCTTTAATTGTGTATAACAATGGATTTTCTGTATCAGGATTGGCTGCAAAATTAACCCCTGAATCAGTTAGAGGATCCTCTGAATTTGTAATTCGTAAAAAAGTATGACCAAACATGCTAGAAGGACTATTCATATAAAAAGAAGAAAATATAAGAACCACGCCTTTGGGGTTAATAACTTTAAGCCAATCATTTAAATTTTGGCAATGCGCTTCAGGGAGTGTTTTCATATTCTCGTCTAAATAATATTTTAACCATTTGAGCCTTCGAGGAAACTTACACTGAGCAGACAGATCTGCTTTGCTTTCATCAAAAAAGGCTTTAATTGTTTCTTCTAATTCGGCTTGTGGATTAAACTTTCCTTCATTTGATAAGTAAAATTCTTTTCCATCCACGATCCCACGAGGCGTTGTAAAATACTTTTTTTGATAAAAAAGTATTTTACGCCACTCTGATCTCTTTGCTAATTCTAAACTGCGTGATTTTTGGATAAAATATTCAATGTCAAATTGATTTGAGCTCTTTTCTTGAGCAAATATACTTAAAGGGAAAAGTAATAAAATGACAACAAGTACATTCTTACTATTAAGAACTAACTTTACAAGATTGAGAAAGACCCTCATTTTTTTGCAACTCATTATGAATATTCGTAACAACAACAGCAGGATCGTTTGAGTTAAAAATGGCATTATAATTCGCTTGAACATGAGCTCCAAAATTATGATACGTAGACCCATTACAACCCATAACAGAAGCAAGACCTTTTACGGTTTCCCCATTTCCTTGTGCTGCTTCTCTTTCTAATGAAGATAAATTAGCAGCTACAAAATCTTTTTGTTTTTGACGTTGCGAAAAAAGACCTGGCGCACAGTTTGAAGTACCTGATGTGATTCCAAAAGTTTGTGTTCCCGAAGAACCATTCGAAGTAGCTGCAAATACTTGCTTCCACCAAACTTCTTCAGAGAAAATAATTGAACCTAAACCACATCCTGCAGAACCTACAGCAAATGACGATTGAGAAAACCACATGCTAAGAGCTGCCGTTCCTAAAAGAACATTCTTTTTAGATAGAATTTTTTTCATTGAAAATACTCCTTTTCAATCCATTAGAAAAATCGAAGTTTCTCTTCGACTGAAAAATAATACATTGTTAATCGGAGCATTCAATACCTTGTATGATTTTTTTATTTTAAATATATTATCTAAAAAATGTGAAATGAATCGCAATTAAATATTTTTTAGGAGGGCTTATTTTAAAGGAACTAAATATTTATAAGTTTACAAGATTGTGAAAGAGGAGTGTCTTTCTGTAATGCCGATTTTAAATTTAATAGTATTTGATTTGCATCATTAGAATTAAAAATTTCTGAATATTTCTTCTGTGTATAAATACCAAAAACTTGATTTTGAGAATCATCACAACCCAAAACAGAAGCCAAACCGTTCAATGTTTTTCCACTTCCCTGCGCTGCTTCCCTTTCAATGGAAGTTAAGTTTGCCACAACATAATCTTGCTGTTTTTGCGCATCACCAAATAATCCGGGAGCGCAATTAGATGTTCCCGTCGTGATTCCAAGTGTTTGAGATCCAGTCGAATCATTTGTTGTTACGGCTAGAATTTGTTTATACCACTCATTTCCTTTAAAAACTATAGAACCCAAACCACATCCCGCCGATCCCACAGCATGCGCACGAAAGGCAAGAAGAGCAAATGCAGCCACTATTGTCATAAAAAGTATATTTTTCATAATATTTGACATTTTAAGCCTTTCTAAATTTTAAAAAATATAAATATTTTAAGTACACACATATAATTGTATGGAAGGATTATAAAAATAAAATTTTAAATGTCAAAAAAATATCAATCTTAAATAGGAAACCACTGCGGATGGGAGTTTAAAGCTTCAAGAATAGTTTGCTGTGAAACTTCCGACTCAACAGAACAAAATTTCGCTCCCGAACGATAAAAAGTAGTTTGCCAAGAAAGAGGAAGAGGTTCTTCCAATAAATTTAAGGATGACGCGGCAATTGTTGATTTTGCTTTTTTTCCGCTTAAAGGGCCAAATCCCACAAAAAATCCTGCTGCGAGCATGGCGGCACGAACACAGGTTGCAGAAGAGTAAGTAATTAATTTTGACTTAGGATTCATATGGTTTTTTAAATTTAAAAAGACTTCATATGTCCAAAGATGGGGATGACTGGCAGGAGAAAAAAAATCGTAGCAAACAATATCTGCAAATGGAAATTTGCCCTCGAAAATCTTTATAGTTTTAACAAAATCACCTTCTATAAATATCCATTCGAATTCTCTGCCATCATCTAAAAAATGCGAAATATGATTTTGTTCAATACATTTCTTTAAAAGTATTTCAAATTCAAAAGCATAAGGAAACAGTTGAATATTTTTTAATAAAGCGATGAGTCCCTGTTTTTCTAAATCAAAACTCACTATTGTTAATTTAGGAATTTTTTTGTTTTTTAAAAAGGCATTATACATTGCTATGATTTGCGCGCCACATCCCATTCCCAAATCATAAATCACAATGTTTTGTGCAAAATTTTCAATGGATGAAGATTTCACATACAAATTATAAGCTTCTTCATAAGGCCCTACCTGACCGTGTAATATTTCATTGGTTTCAATATGTTTGAAGGTGGGAATTCCTGACGCAGTTTCTGCAAGAACATATTGATTACCCTGTTTATTTACTGACATGAGTGACACATCCCATCAATTTGAATTCTATTTTTAGCCGGTAAAAAATAAATCTTATTTTTAATATACTCATATATTTTTAAAATATCATTCCCATCAATATCAATTTCTGTAACTTTTCCACAGTGAATACAATTTAAAATAATATGATTCGAATTCTTTTCACAACTTGTTGTACAAGGCAGATAATCTCCAGAAGGAAAAACCTGATGAATTAAATTTAACTGTATAAAAGTTTCTAATATGCGGTATACTGAAACTTGATCTATTTTATCATCATTGTTTTGTAAAACATATTCATAAATATTTTTTGGTGACAGAGGAACAGTTGCTTGCGCAAGACATTCTATGACAGCAAGACGTGGCCGCGTTATTCTACAATGAGCCGCTTTTAGAGCATCAAATGCAGCATCTTTAAATAATTTACCATTGCAATATCCTGAATGGTGAACATGTGCCATCTGATGATGATTTTTATTACATTCCATTTCACAGCCTCCTTGAAAATAGAATTCTATATACTCTATTGCAAAAAATTTGCAATTATGCAAGACTCTGCTGGATGTGCTAAGTTAATTACTTTCATCCGCTTATCATTTCAGGAGAGTTGCTATGAACAAAATTATGACCCAAGTGAGCATTGCTATAACCCTTATTTTTTCGTATCCACTCGCTTGGTCCCATGGCACTCATGAGCATGGAAATGCTAAAATTGATATTGGAGTTGAAAATAATACCGCGAGCATTCATCTCGAAGTTCCAGCCATCAGCATCTATGGTTTTGAACATGAAGCAAAATCAGAAAATGATAAGAAAACAGTGGAAGCTTCTGTTAATAAAATAAGAGATAACATCAGCCAAATGGTAAAACTTGATTCTAATTTAGGATGCACTTTTACAACAACAAAAATAGACCCTTTTGTTAAAGATGATGATGAAGACAATGATGAAAATAAGCTAAAATCAGCACAAAATACCTCAAACGTAAAAAATGACAAAAAAGAAGCGGAGCATGGTGAATTTAAAGCTGATTTTTCTGTAAAATGCACAAAAAATATATCAGGTACAAAAATCACCTTTGGATTTAAAAAATACTTTCCCAGTATTCATAAAATTAATGTCCAAGGAATTAGTAGCTCAACACAAAGTGCCGCTAAAATTTCAAATGATAAAGGCTTCATCCAATTATGACTCAGGTTGTATCCATAAAAAATTTAAAATACTCTTATAAAAAAGGACATCCTATACTTGATATTGAAAATCTTGATATCAGTGAAGGGGATCGTCTTTTTTTATATGGACCTAGCGGATGCGGCAAAACAACATTATTAAGTATTATGGCTGGAATTTTACCTGCAAAAGAAGGCTCTCTTAAAATATTTAATACAGAATATGTTGGCCTAAAACCCTCAAAACGCGATCATTTGCGTGGCACACAAATGGGTTATATTTTTCAAATGTTTAATTTAATACCCTATCTCAATGTGAGAGATAATATTTTGTTACCTTGTAAAATTAGCCCTGCACGAAGAAATAAATTAACACCCAAAGAATTAAATGAAAAATGCCACGAATTGGCTCATAATCTAAAAATTGATTCACTTCTTCATAAAAAAGTTACTGAAATATCTATAGGACAACAACAACGTGTTGCAGCGGCAAGAGCCTTAATTGGGTTTCCTAAATTGATTATTGCCGATGAACCTACAAGTTCTTTAGACACTGAAAATAGAGAGCAGTTTTTGCAAAACTTATTTACTCAATGCGAAGCACAAAAAACAACACTCATATTTGTAAGCCACGATAAAGAACTTAAAAAGTTTTTCTCTCATCATATTTTATTACCAGAAATAAATAGAGTTAAACACTTATGATTATACATTTAAAAATTGCTTTACAATCTCTATTAAATAGAAAAATGACTTTTTTACTTACCATTTTTTCTATTGCCATGAGCATCATGCTTTTTTTAGGAATTGCTCGCATTCGCCAAGGTGCTAAAGAAAGCTTTTCTAACACAATTAGCAAAACAGATTTAGTTGTTGGTGCCCGAGGAAGTGGTATTCAACTACTTTTATATACCGTTTTTCATATGGGTAACGCTACAAATAATATTTCATGGTCTTCCTATGAAGAAATTAAAAATTACCCCGAAGTAAAATGGACAATTCCTTTTTCATTAGGTGACAGCTATCATGGTTATCGTGTTGTGGCGACGGATCAAAATTTATATCAACATTATCGTTTTTTTGGTGATAAAAAAATTCAAGTTGCTCAAGGCGACATTCCTGACAACGTCTTTGATGTGGCCTTAGGCTGGGAAATGGCTAAAAAAGAAAATTTAAAAATAGGTGATCCAATTCCTTTGACTCATGGCATAAGCACAGGTCCCGGAATTATTGTTCACAAAGACAAACCTTTTACCGTTGTGGGAATTCTTAAAGAAACAGGAACACCCTTGGATAGAGCAGCCTATATTACTTTAGAAGGTATGGAAGCTATTCATATCGATTGGACAAATGGAGCTCCCCCTATTCCTGGAAATGAATTATCAACTTCACAAATAAAAAAAGAAAATATTAAAGTAACGCAATTAACCGCCTTTTTATTAGGAGCAGAAAACAGAATTAGTGCCCTCGGCTTGCAAAGAGATCTCAACAACTTTAAAAAAGAACCTATTATGGCTATTATTCCTGGCGTGGCCTTAAGCCAACTTTGGGAAACAGTAAGTTATGCTGAGTCGGCTTTACAAATCATTTCTGTTTTTGTTGTTGCCATTGGTTTAATTGGAATGATGGTTTCTATATACACATCACTTGAAACACGACGACGTGAAATTTCAATTTTACGCGCTGTAGGAGCAGGTTCTAAAGCCATTGTATTTTTGTTAATTTCAGAATCATTAATTATAAGCGTTTTCGCTTGTATATTAGGATATATCTTATGCTATGGAGCTATATTAATTGCGCGTCCTTTCATCCTAAATGAATTTGGAATTTTAATTCCTAGTATTTCTTTTGAGGTTAATGAATTTTATTATCTTTTAAGTGTTATTATTTTTTCTTGTATTATTGGCTTGGTGCCCGCTATTAAAGCATACAAAAACTCTTTGCATGATGGATTAAGTGTTAGGTTATGAAAAAGTTCTTTTCTCTTTCAATTGTTGCCTGTGTCTCTTTATTTGGATTTAAAAATATTTCATATTCAAATGAAATAAAATCATCATCTCTTAAAATAGAAACTACCATTCCCTATTTAAAAGATTTAGTCTCAAAAGCATCTTGCGATTCTAAATCTTTTCAGGTTAATAGCATTATCTCTATGGGAAATGATCCTCATACGTTTCATATTACACCCGCCAATCGCGTTGCTATTGCAAAAGCTGATATCATTGTTCTTATTGGTTCTGGACTTGAAAATTGGCTTACTAAAATAAAAAGAACAAAAAATCAAACTTGGCTTAACGTAACAGAAAGTATGATTTTACGTAAATTAAGCGAAAGCGAAATGTCCTCTCACAATCATGACCACGATCATGGTCATGATCATAGTCACGACCATGATCATCAACATTTAGAATATGATCCCCATATTTGGCAATCGCCCTCTTTAACTAAAGAAGCCTTATTAAAAATTTCAGCTACTTTAATTAAATTAAAACCTGATGAGAAAAAAAATATTGAGTCTTGCACACAAGATTATATTAAAAATATAGATGAAAACATTGTTGAATTAAAAAAATTATCCCAATCTATTTCTGAAGAAAAAAGAGTGATTGCAACAAATCATGATGCCCTCGGTTACTTTGCAAAAGAATTTGGTTTCAAAATATACAGCATTGTTGGTTTATCTGACGAATCTGCCCCGACGGCAGCACAATTAAAAAAGATCATCTCGCAATTAAAAAAAGACAAAATAAATACAGTTTTTCTTGAATCAACAGGAAATATGCGCAATATTCAGACCGTCGCTAAAGAAGCAAATGTTAAAATTGGTGGTACTTTGTACAGCGATTCTTTAGGTGCAAAAGATTCTGGCGCCGAAACCGCACCCGATATGTGGCGCACAAATATGAATACCATTGTCAGCGCCCTCAAAAAATAGCATTGAAATTGTTGGAAAATATATGAGTTATTTAAGTTGGAATCAATTGGTTGTGGGTTATTCTCATAAAAAATGTCTTATAAATCCTTTTTCAGGAGAAGTCACGCAGCCCGGTATTTACGCTATAATGGGTCAAAATGGTTGCGGAAAATCCACTCTTCTGAAAACTTGGCTGGGACTTCTGCGACCTGTTTCGGGCTCAGTGTATTTAAATGATGCTCCCATTCCAACGGAACACAATATTTCACAAGGTATTGCTTATGTTCCCCAGTTTCATGCTGTAAACCGGTATTTTCATATTTCTGTACAAGATTTCATTAAGCAAGGGCGCGGCCCACAGTATAAATTTGCCGAAAATGATTACCACGAAATTACCAATTTGCTTTCGGAATGGCAGCTTTCGGGGTATGAAAATCGCAGTTTTCACGAAATGAGTGGCGGGCAAAAAACCCGCGTTATGATTGTCAGAGCTATTATTTCTAAACCTAAAATCCTTTTTTTAGATGAACCCCTCGCAAGTTTAGATATTTGTTGCCAACAACAACTGATGGATACACTGGAAGAACTCACACAAGCTCATAAAGTTTGTGTATTTATTGTAGATCATCATTTAGAAAACTTTAAAAATTATTTAACAACACGATTTTACTTTACAAGAAAACATGATCAAGAAATTTCATCAGTCATTTTAAAGTAACTTCCCTTTGAAATTTATTTTCAAATTACATTTGTTATTAAAGATTTCAATTATAAGGCAACAAAAATATGTTTCAGGAAATGCCGGCATTTTTTCAAATATTTCAATACAGTTTTGCACAAATTGCTGTTATTGCAACAATACTTATAACTTTAATGTGCGGTTTTTTAAGCCCTGTTGTTGTACTGAAGCAAAGAGCTTATATGGGCGATACCCTCTCCCACCTCGTCTTTCCTGGTGTGATTGCGGGCATCCTCTTTTCGAACTACACCGATTTTCCTTTTTGGATTTGTATCCTTTTAGGAGCCATCGTAACAGCTCTGTTAGGAACTTTTATCTCCGAGTGGATTTTAAAAAGCCTGAAAATTCCCCCTGATGCTTCGGCAGTCATATGTCTCACTTCCTTTTTTGCCATGGGAATTATTGCTATTTCAAGCAACCGGGACACCCGCCTCGATCCTGAAAGCATCCTATTCGGCGATGTGCTCACACTATCTTGGCGTGATGTTGGCATTCTTGCCGGAGCTTTAATTTTTGTAGCAACAGCGATTTTAAGCTTAAAAAAACATTGGGACGCATGGTTATCCGATCCTGAATTTGCAGAAATTGCAGGGTTCAAAGTAAAAACTCTCGAAAAACTTTTCCCAATCATGATGACCTTTGCTATCCTCTCTGGACTTTTTGCAGTGGGCGGGTTGATGATCTCGGCTCTTTTAACTTTACCCACAATAATTTACCAACCACGTAGTGTTTTTTCTCCCATTGTTGTTTTATTAAGCCTTATTGGCGGACTCCTTGGGATCCTGCTGGCATTCAGTTTCAACTGGCCCGTAGGACCTAGCATTGTCATCGTGGGGTTTGTTTCTATTTTAGTAAAAACCCTTGCAGTACGTCTGCAAGAAAAAAAAGGGATTTAATTTATGTCTGATAATATTTTTGAACTTAAAAAAGCAAAATTTTTGGAGCAGCGTGAAAAAGGAAATCTTGCTGATTCCTACAATAAAACTCACACGATTGAAGAAGTCGCAGCACTTTCCGAAGGTACTAAAAACATCAGTACCGCAGGACGCATTGTTGCTATGCGAACCATGGGTAAAATATTATTTGCACATATCTATGATTTTAGTGGAAAAGTCCAAATTTGTGTCCGTAAAACCGAAGAAGCTCCCGAAGTTTTTGAAGAGTTTACTGCAAATGTTTCCATTGGTGATTTTGTAGGTGTAGAAGGTGAAATGTTTGTTACCAAAACAGGGGAACTGACATTAAGAGTGGGATCGTGGAAATTATTAAATAAATGCTTGCGCACATTACCTGAAAAATATCATGGCATAGAGGACATAGAAACCCGCTATCGCCAAAGATATCTCGATATTATTATGAATAACGAGTCAAGAGATGTTTTTAAAAAACGCTTTGAAATTGTCAAAGCTTTACGCCGTTACCTTGAAGACAGCGGTTATCACGAAGTCGAAACTCCTATTTTACAAACAACCCCTTCGGGAGCTTTGGCAAGACCCTTTTTCACACATCACAATGCCCTTGACATTGATTGTGTGATGCGCATTGCCTGTGAAACTTATTTAAAGCGCTGTATTGGTGCCGGCATTGATAAAGTTTATGAATTTGCGCGCAGCTTTAGAAATGAAGGAATTTCAGCAACTCACTTGCAAGATTTCACTATGCTAGAATTTTATGCGTCCTATTGGAATTCAGATAAAATGCGCCTTTTCGTCGAAGGCATGATGCGTAACCTTATTGAAAAGATTTTTGGTAAAGTTCAAGTGAAATTAGGTAACAATGAAATTGATTTTTCAGGTGAATGGCCTGTTTATGAATATTCCTTTTTAGTACAAAGAGATTCGGGAATTGATATTAAAAAATACAATACAAGAGAATCCTTAGCGGAACAAATTAAAGCAAAAAATATCCGCTTAGATGACGATATCAACACATTAAGTTGGGCAAATATGGTAGACTCACTGTATAAAAAAGTATCGCGTCCCAAACTCATTCAACCTTGTTTTCTTGTAAAATATCCTGTGGAAATGGCTCCTTTAGCAAGACGTAACAGCAAAGAACCACAATATGTCGATTTCTTCCAATTTTTAGTAAATGGCGTAGAACTTGTTAAGGCTTATTCTGAGCTTGTTGATGCCATTGATCAAAGAGAGCGTTTTGAAGAACAAATGCAAGCCCGTGAACACGGTGATGACGAAGCAATGCCCATTGATGAAGAATTTTTAACAGCAATGGAACATGGATTTCCTCCAATTGCTGGGGTAGGCATTGGCATCGATCGCCTCACCATGATTTTATGTGGCTGCGAAAACATTAAAGATACAGTTCTTTTTCCATTATTACGCCCTATTCCAGCAGGACATCAAGATTCAGAAGCAGAACATGAGAAAAAGTAATTTGTTACTTTATTAAACAAAAATTTTATTTTCTAAAATAAAATATCTAGGACTAAAAAATGGAAAACGCTAAACAACGCCTTTTTATCATCGATGGCATGTCACTCCTATTTCGCTCTTTTTACGCAATGGGTTCACGCTTAACCGCTCCTGATGGCACGCCCATTGGCGCTGTTTACGGTTTTCTAAAGGTTCTCATCAAAATATTGCGAGAACAAAATCCGACACATTTTGCAGTTTGCTGGGATTTAAAAGAAAAAACATTTCGCCATGAAG is a window encoding:
- a CDS encoding DUF3015 family protein, whose amino-acid sequence is MSNIMKNILFMTIVAAFALLAFRAHAVGSAGCGLGSIVFKGNEWYKQILAVTTNDSTGSQTLGITTGTSNCAPGLFGDAQKQQDYVVANLTSIEREAAQGSGKTLNGLASVLGCDDSQNQVFGIYTQKKYSEIFNSNDANQILLNLKSALQKDTPLSQSCKLINI
- a CDS encoding metal ABC transporter substrate-binding protein → MKKFFSLSIVACVSLFGFKNISYSNEIKSSSLKIETTIPYLKDLVSKASCDSKSFQVNSIISMGNDPHTFHITPANRVAIAKADIIVLIGSGLENWLTKIKRTKNQTWLNVTESMILRKLSESEMSSHNHDHDHGHDHSHDHDHQHLEYDPHIWQSPSLTKEALLKISATLIKLKPDEKKNIESCTQDYIKNIDENIVELKKLSQSISEEKRVIATNHDALGYFAKEFGFKIYSIVGLSDESAPTAAQLKKIISQLKKDKINTVFLESTGNMRNIQTVAKEANVKIGGTLYSDSLGAKDSGAETAPDMWRTNMNTIVSALKK
- a CDS encoding metal ABC transporter permease, whose amino-acid sequence is MFQEMPAFFQIFQYSFAQIAVIATILITLMCGFLSPVVVLKQRAYMGDTLSHLVFPGVIAGILFSNYTDFPFWICILLGAIVTALLGTFISEWILKSLKIPPDASAVICLTSFFAMGIIAISSNRDTRLDPESILFGDVLTLSWRDVGILAGALIFVATAILSLKKHWDAWLSDPEFAEIAGFKVKTLEKLFPIMMTFAILSGLFAVGGLMISALLTLPTIIYQPRSVFSPIVVLLSLIGGLLGILLAFSFNWPVGPSIVIVGFVSILVKTLAVRLQEKKGI
- the lysS gene encoding lysine--tRNA ligase; translated protein: MSDNIFELKKAKFLEQREKGNLADSYNKTHTIEEVAALSEGTKNISTAGRIVAMRTMGKILFAHIYDFSGKVQICVRKTEEAPEVFEEFTANVSIGDFVGVEGEMFVTKTGELTLRVGSWKLLNKCLRTLPEKYHGIEDIETRYRQRYLDIIMNNESRDVFKKRFEIVKALRRYLEDSGYHEVETPILQTTPSGALARPFFTHHNALDIDCVMRIACETYLKRCIGAGIDKVYEFARSFRNEGISATHLQDFTMLEFYASYWNSDKMRLFVEGMMRNLIEKIFGKVQVKLGNNEIDFSGEWPVYEYSFLVQRDSGIDIKKYNTRESLAEQIKAKNIRLDDDINTLSWANMVDSLYKKVSRPKLIQPCFLVKYPVEMAPLARRNSKEPQYVDFFQFLVNGVELVKAYSELVDAIDQRERFEEQMQAREHGDDEAMPIDEEFLTAMEHGFPPIAGVGIGIDRLTMILCGCENIKDTVLFPLLRPIPAGHQDSEAEHEKK
- a CDS encoding ABC transporter permease; its protein translation is MIIHLKIALQSLLNRKMTFLLTIFSIAMSIMLFLGIARIRQGAKESFSNTISKTDLVVGARGSGIQLLLYTVFHMGNATNNISWSSYEEIKNYPEVKWTIPFSLGDSYHGYRVVATDQNLYQHYRFFGDKKIQVAQGDIPDNVFDVALGWEMAKKENLKIGDPIPLTHGISTGPGIIVHKDKPFTVVGILKETGTPLDRAAYITLEGMEAIHIDWTNGAPPIPGNELSTSQIKKENIKVTQLTAFLLGAENRISALGLQRDLNNFKKEPIMAIIPGVALSQLWETVSYAESALQIISVFVVAIGLIGMMVSIYTSLETRRREISILRAVGAGSKAIVFLLISESLIISVFACILGYILCYGAILIARPFILNEFGILIPSISFEVNEFYYLLSVIIFSCIIGLVPAIKAYKNSLHDGLSVRL
- a CDS encoding MnmC family methyltransferase codes for the protein MSVNKQGNQYVLAETASGIPTFKHIETNEILHGQVGPYEEAYNLYVKSSSIENFAQNIVIYDLGMGCGAQIIAMYNAFLKNKKIPKLTIVSFDLEKQGLIALLKNIQLFPYAFEFEILLKKCIEQNHISHFLDDGREFEWIFIEGDFVKTIKIFEGKFPFADIVCYDFFSPASHPHLWTYEVFLNLKNHMNPKSKLITYSSATCVRAAMLAAGFFVGFGPLSGKKAKSTIAASSLNLLEEPLPLSWQTTFYRSGAKFCSVESEVSQQTILEALNSHPQWFPI
- a CDS encoding ZrgA family zinc uptake protein; this encodes MNKIMTQVSIAITLIFSYPLAWSHGTHEHGNAKIDIGVENNTASIHLEVPAISIYGFEHEAKSENDKKTVEASVNKIRDNISQMVKLDSNLGCTFTTTKIDPFVKDDDEDNDENKLKSAQNTSNVKNDKKEAEHGEFKADFSVKCTKNISGTKITFGFKKYFPSIHKINVQGISSSTQSAAKISNDKGFIQL
- a CDS encoding DUF3015 family protein is translated as MKKILSKKNVLLGTAALSMWFSQSSFAVGSAGCGLGSIIFSEEVWWKQVFAATSNGSSGTQTFGITSGTSNCAPGLFSQRQKQKDFVAANLSSLEREAAQGNGETVKGLASVMGCNGSTYHNFGAHVQANYNAIFNSNDPAVVVTNIHNELQKNEGLSQSCKVSS
- a CDS encoding Fur family transcriptional regulator — translated: MECNKNHHQMAHVHHSGYCNGKLFKDAAFDALKAAHCRITRPRLAVIECLAQATVPLSPKNIYEYVLQNNDDKIDQVSVYRILETFIQLNLIHQVFPSGDYLPCTTSCEKNSNHIILNCIHCGKVTEIDIDGNDILKIYEYIKNKIYFLPAKNRIQIDGMCHSCQ
- a CDS encoding ABC transporter ATP-binding protein, which codes for MTQVVSIKNLKYSYKKGHPILDIENLDISEGDRLFLYGPSGCGKTTLLSIMAGILPAKEGSLKIFNTEYVGLKPSKRDHLRGTQMGYIFQMFNLIPYLNVRDNILLPCKISPARRNKLTPKELNEKCHELAHNLKIDSLLHKKVTEISIGQQQRVAAARALIGFPKLIIADEPTSSLDTENREQFLQNLFTQCEAQKTTLIFVSHDKELKKFFSHHILLPEINRVKHL
- a CDS encoding DUF4105 domain-containing protein, giving the protein MRVFLNLVKLVLNSKNVLVVILLLFPLSIFAQEKSSNQFDIEYFIQKSRSLELAKRSEWRKILFYQKKYFTTPRGIVDGKEFYLSNEGKFNPQAELEETIKAFFDESKADLSAQCKFPRRLKWLKYYLDENMKTLPEAHCQNLNDWLKVINPKGVVLIFSSFYMNSPSSMFGHTFLRITNSEDPLTDSGVNFAANPDTENPLLYTIKGLTGFFEGKFSLLPYSVKVQEYNNSESRDLWEYELNLTQEQTENMILSLWEVGNNRIDYFYFDENCSFILLALLDTANDKFNFSSQFWFWVNPADTVKAVYSYPGIIKNVSFRPSSANRFQYRFSLLNEMEQKLFAKIIDESLGFAALKAQTSVENAAKILDAISEYIDYKENLAGTEESKTYPLFRKQLLRARASLGVVSTPLQISPPENARPDKGVPGARLGLSLSHSKYAGTALNLEMRPVLHSLEDPSLGYSKESQIKLLSTLLRYEFPSNQLYIDKLDAVDIISIPALSPPLFPLAWNLNVAIEQDEDCSKTGYQAACQRYFAKGGTGFAIQYDNIQIFALPQIDFAYQNENAFEVSVGTFSGIALRPSNRLVIFSSQDWMNRYSVQYSKWRRHFMLETSLSILAFNNVESKIYYNYNVANSDWRVGAGIFWHFF
- a CDS encoding metal ABC transporter ATP-binding protein translates to MSYLSWNQLVVGYSHKKCLINPFSGEVTQPGIYAIMGQNGCGKSTLLKTWLGLLRPVSGSVYLNDAPIPTEHNISQGIAYVPQFHAVNRYFHISVQDFIKQGRGPQYKFAENDYHEITNLLSEWQLSGYENRSFHEMSGGQKTRVMIVRAIISKPKILFLDEPLASLDICCQQQLMDTLEELTQAHKVCVFIVDHHLENFKNYLTTRFYFTRKHDQEISSVILK